A single Anatilimnocola floriformis DNA region contains:
- a CDS encoding cytochrome c oxidase subunit 3 — translation MSDHSHDHGHDDHGHGHLKLQYQRSLPIPNGKLCLWLFLSTEIMFFAGLIGAYIVLRFGAPSGSWPLPHDVHLVEWIGAMNTFVLICSSVTIVLAYEASKSNAVSVARGWLFLTLILGSVFLGVKMVEYRSKFAHGIYPAAPRSLLHEKADVYYLQDVRLKLAAQFDTLKSKQSASETDEKLPKLTDEETKRLDTLTKLLDYVKWTETIAAVDPDTLRRHVAMERLAMSIYPIDHSHESAEKKHEKIVGILKDEYAEVEGKKNAVNIHKTDLAKARAVAAEKHVKLEADIKALNEKKANLAKPAGTTSTEAGGTTFVAVQDQPAEAQQIDSQIAAATTELNKAKDEMAKIDADLVPLDAEVKLMDGRLNAQEVLVNAHGGLNEHEKWLRLPMMIPSGNMWASTYFLMTGFHAIHVLVGLIAFALILPKQLDSRKSHILENVGLYWHFVDLVWIFLFPLLYLF, via the coding sequence ATGTCGGACCATTCACACGATCACGGCCATGACGATCATGGCCACGGGCACCTCAAGCTGCAGTACCAGCGCAGCCTGCCGATTCCGAACGGCAAGCTTTGCTTGTGGCTGTTCTTGTCGACCGAAATCATGTTCTTCGCCGGTTTGATCGGCGCGTACATCGTGCTCCGCTTCGGCGCTCCCTCGGGCAGCTGGCCGCTGCCGCACGACGTGCACCTGGTCGAATGGATCGGCGCGATGAACACCTTCGTGCTCATCTGCTCCAGCGTGACCATCGTGCTCGCTTACGAAGCGTCGAAGTCGAACGCCGTGAGCGTGGCCCGCGGCTGGTTGTTCCTCACGCTCATCCTCGGCTCGGTGTTCCTCGGCGTGAAGATGGTCGAGTACCGCTCGAAGTTCGCCCACGGCATTTATCCTGCCGCTCCCCGCAGCCTGCTGCACGAAAAGGCAGACGTTTATTATCTGCAAGACGTTCGCCTGAAATTGGCCGCCCAATTCGACACGTTGAAGTCCAAGCAGAGCGCCTCCGAAACAGATGAAAAACTGCCGAAGCTGACCGACGAAGAGACCAAACGGCTCGACACGCTGACCAAGCTCCTCGACTACGTGAAGTGGACCGAAACGATCGCTGCCGTTGATCCCGATACCCTCCGTCGCCATGTCGCCATGGAACGCCTGGCCATGTCGATCTACCCGATCGATCACAGCCACGAGAGCGCCGAGAAGAAGCACGAGAAGATCGTCGGCATTCTCAAAGACGAATACGCCGAAGTCGAAGGGAAGAAAAACGCGGTCAACATTCACAAGACTGATCTGGCCAAGGCCCGCGCTGTCGCAGCTGAAAAGCACGTGAAGCTCGAAGCCGACATCAAGGCATTGAACGAAAAGAAGGCCAACCTCGCCAAGCCGGCTGGCACCACCAGCACTGAGGCTGGCGGCACGACCTTTGTCGCCGTGCAAGACCAGCCTGCCGAAGCTCAGCAGATCGACTCGCAGATCGCTGCCGCCACCACGGAATTGAACAAGGCCAAAGACGAGATGGCCAAGATCGATGCCGATCTCGTGCCCCTCGACGCCGAGGTGAAGTTGATGGACGGCCGCTTGAATGCTCAAGAAGTGCTGGTGAACGCTCACGGCGGTTTGAACGAACACGAGAAGTGGCTCCGTCTGCCGATGATGATTCCCAGCGGCAATATGTGGGCCAGCACCTACTTCCTCATGACTGGCTTTCACGCGATTCACGTGCTCGTCGGCTTGATTGCGTTCGCGCTGATCCTGCCGAAGCAACTCGATTCGCGCAAGTCTCACATCCTGGAAAACGTCGGCCTGTATTGGCACTTCGTCGATCTGGTCTGGATTTTCCTCTTCCCGCTGCTGTACCTGTTCTAA
- a CDS encoding cytochrome C oxidase subunit IV family protein, with protein sequence MGHDKKEVERQHLGPTTNIDKHASHGGLGTYIAVFVSLCVLTLLSFLVGNSQSLRVNAPQVMWAAMMAVSCAKAMLVMLFFMHLKWEANWKYVLTVPASMMSLFLVLMLVPDVGRRTRTYSDERWLYSATPRAAHTDEHHDEHHEGHSHDAPAEKK encoded by the coding sequence ATGGGTCACGATAAAAAAGAAGTCGAGCGCCAGCACTTAGGCCCGACGACCAACATCGACAAGCATGCCTCGCATGGCGGCCTCGGTACTTACATTGCCGTGTTCGTTTCGCTGTGCGTCCTCACGCTGTTGTCGTTCCTGGTCGGCAACTCGCAGTCGCTGCGGGTGAACGCTCCGCAGGTGATGTGGGCCGCGATGATGGCCGTTTCCTGTGCCAAAGCCATGCTCGTGATGCTGTTCTTCATGCATCTCAAGTGGGAAGCCAACTGGAAGTACGTCCTCACGGTGCCGGCCAGCATGATGAGCCTGTTCCTCGTGCTCATGCTCGTTCCCGACGTGGGCCGCCGCACCCGAACCTATTCCGATGAACGCTGGTTGTATTCGGCCACTCCCCGCGCAGCCCACACGGATGAACATCACGACGAGCACCACGAGGGTCATTCGCACGACGCACCTGCCGAGAAAAAGTAG
- a CDS encoding SCO family protein translates to MSKAVLAWLGVLFVAMGITFVWLGIKYSLPAVEVRPSHSAIDQGYEIKPPSASEPILTEFTLTERSGRKLGTADLAGRVSVTNFFFSTCPAECLTQQRQYEIVQKEFGPKGVQFVSITCDPENDTPSRFNKYVAEKRFDIANNGEAWWFLTGDLTYIQRIAEEIYQVPLKRFTHTEKFEVRDKWNNPRGSFSWKDGKSLVDLKLTLDKLLVETEPPPEVKAAAAERTAMIERAITNAKAAKEGKPAAEPKEEVKPAEEAAPAEAPKSETPAP, encoded by the coding sequence ATGAGTAAGGCAGTGTTGGCGTGGTTGGGTGTCCTCTTCGTTGCGATGGGGATCACCTTCGTTTGGCTGGGCATCAAATACAGCTTGCCCGCCGTGGAAGTGCGGCCGTCGCACTCGGCGATCGATCAGGGTTACGAGATCAAGCCGCCGTCGGCCAGCGAGCCGATTCTGACGGAGTTCACGCTCACGGAGCGGAGCGGCCGCAAACTCGGCACCGCCGATTTGGCCGGCCGCGTGTCGGTGACTAACTTCTTCTTTTCGACATGCCCCGCCGAGTGCTTGACGCAGCAGCGGCAGTACGAAATCGTGCAGAAGGAATTCGGACCCAAGGGGGTTCAGTTCGTCAGCATCACTTGCGATCCCGAAAACGATACGCCTTCACGTTTCAATAAGTATGTCGCCGAGAAACGGTTCGACATTGCCAACAACGGCGAAGCTTGGTGGTTCCTCACCGGCGACCTCACGTACATTCAGCGAATCGCCGAAGAGATTTATCAAGTGCCGCTCAAGCGGTTCACGCACACCGAGAAGTTCGAAGTCCGCGACAAGTGGAACAATCCGCGCGGCAGCTTCTCGTGGAAAGACGGCAAGTCGCTGGTCGATCTGAAGCTGACGCTCGACAAGCTCCTCGTCGAAACCGAACCGCCGCCAGAAGTGAAAGCCGCCGCTGCCGAACGGACCGCGATGATCGAGCGAGCCATTACCAACGCCAAGGCCGCAAAAGAAGGCAAGCCGGCAGCAGAGCCCAAGGAAGAAGTGAAGCCAGCTGAAGAAGCGGCTCCAGCGGAAGCACCGAAATCAGAAACACCCGCGCCGTAA
- a CDS encoding DUF420 domain-containing protein, protein MESLVRVLPHINASLNGLAAVLLVVGWVLIKQRREVAHKWCMLSCFGVSVVFLACYLTYHGLRHQVLGETSKMFPAATYPTAAWFYYPILITHVILAALVPFLAIATIYFGLKDQRQRHIRLARWTFPIWLYVSVTGVIVYLMLYQWFVPQVPIP, encoded by the coding sequence GTGGAATCTCTCGTCCGTGTGCTACCGCACATCAATGCATCGCTCAACGGTCTGGCCGCGGTGTTGCTCGTCGTCGGTTGGGTGCTAATCAAGCAGCGCCGCGAAGTCGCCCACAAGTGGTGCATGCTCAGTTGCTTCGGCGTGTCGGTCGTCTTCCTTGCTTGCTACCTCACCTATCACGGCTTGCGACATCAGGTCCTCGGCGAAACAAGCAAGATGTTTCCCGCCGCGACCTATCCAACGGCGGCCTGGTTTTATTATCCGATCCTCATCACGCATGTCATCCTCGCGGCCCTGGTCCCGTTTCTCGCCATCGCGACGATTTACTTCGGCCTCAAGGACCAGCGGCAGCGGCACATTCGCCTAGCTCGCTGGACATTTCCGATCTGGCTCTATGTCTCAGTTACGGGCGTGATCGTATACTTGATGTTGTATCAATGGTTTGTTCCGCAGGTGCCGATCCCATGA